A segment of the bacterium genome:
GCTACTTACCCCTAACATTTCATCGGCTTCAAGGGTGGCATGAATCGCCGAAACTGTTCCACCGCGCGCTTCCCCACTAACACCTGAAATCCGCGGAGATTCGCGATAGTGATAATTGGCCGGCGCTTCCATCGTTCGAACCCGCAGCCAATAACCAGTCTTAAGGTCCACTTCAGTGCGCCCAATATCTGACGGCACGTGAAGTCCAACTTCACCGGTAATGTTCAGACCACCGGTAGTATCATAGGCCAAGTCCATCGGTCGCCACTGCCCATCGGATTCACGGCGATACTGCCACTCCAACGGTGGGCGGGTCGGATCGATACCCGTCCCTCCAATTGCCGCACACTCCAAACGAAGAATAATTAGGTTGCTTTCGATATTGTTTTCGAACCCAAAATAGACTGAATTGCCGGGATCAGGTCCTTTTTTAGGATCATCAATGCGGAAAGCAGCAAAATTAGTTTCTTCTTGCCCCTCTTCTGCCGTCTCAGGCAGTCCCAGCATCGCTGCCGAGATCGCCCCCTGTTCGCGTATGAAGTTCGAAGCTTCATAAAAGCGATCGGGTTGACCGGTAGTGGGGTTAATCCAGCGGATCAGTACATGTTTGAGTTGCGGAACCACGATTTTAAGCGTTTCCTGAGTGCTAAAGACGATGGCTTCATCGCTCTCCGTACGCAGGGTCGCTACTTCAGTGGCTTTAGGAATCACCACCGCATGGGGTTGTTGAGAACTTAAAGTGAAGGTGAGTTTAGTGGTGGCCGCTTGACCAGGATTGAGGGTCACCCCCAACATCTCCAAAAACTTGACGTAATGGCGCTCAGGCACGCGGTTAAGGCGATAGATGACCATCTCGCTCATCCAGGCGAATAGTTCGATGAGCGCCACCCCAGGGTCGCTCACATTGTGGTCGGTCCACTCCGGACAATACAGCGGAATGCGCCGTTTGGCTTCATCTACCAAGTCCTGAAACTTTCTATCATCTAAATTGGGTGCAGGTAGTGGCATCGATTAATCCTCCCCGGGAATCAGATAAAACGGAAAAACCAAATTGCGCTCATGATTGGATCCGCGTAATTGATAACGTACGCTCACCAACATTTGAGCTTCATCTTGAGAATGCGGTCTAACATCGACTTCAATTTCTTCGATGCGCGGTTCCCACCGCTCCAGCGCCTCTAAAACATAAAAGCGCATCAGACCGTGAGTCGTGGCATTGTTCGGAGCAAAGATCAACTTATAAATGTCCGAACCGAATTCAGGACGCATCACACGCTCACCTTTAGCAGTGAGCAAAATCAACCGGATTGCCTCCTGTATATCTGTTTCGCCAGTCGATAGCGAGATTCCTCCTCTTTCATTAATTCCTAGAGGAAAACTCCATCCCGCTCCTAAAAATTCTTTTCCTGCCCGAAACGCTTCTGACATAACAAGCCTCCGAGTTTCATTAAAGCTGTTAGCTATCAGCCTTTATCCTCTTATACTACTCTCTACGCAAACTATCTCTAACTATCTCATATGTTCGCTTAACTCTCATCCAGCCTGGTGGATTATCTACCGCATAGGGCGCTATCATACTTACCGCCAGCCAGCATTGGCCTTCCTGTTTGAGGGCAGTTCGAAGTTCGTTTTGCACCCCTTTGACCATAAGTGACGTTGTATATTCCTGCCATCCGTTTCCCGTATCTTCAAACGGAGTCATTTCTTCGACAACATATCCTTGCGCAAGCCACAATTCACAAAAACGACTACTCATACCTTGGGGGTCACTGATCCCCGATTCCAGCACAGGCATAGAGAATACTCCTAAATGCCCGGTTAAACCATCTCCTTCAAAGGCTTGCAGCCAGATACAGGCTGAATCCTGTCTGTGCATCTGCCCACATCTAAGCTGCCAAGAGACGGGATAATTAAAACGAACTCCTGCCCCATCCTGGTCTAGCTCTTGAACCTGTTCAGCTTCACCACCAAGCCGCTGTGTCAGTTCAAAAGAAACTGCTGCCGTCTCCAAAACTTGAGCCATTTGATCGAAATCACTCTTCCATGCGATGGCTTCTAAAATAAATAGCTCTGTCGCATCAGGCAATGCTCGTATTCTAACACTGAACGGACCATTATTATCCGGAACTTCTAAAAGTAAGTCCAAATATTGATTCCCTGCCACAACACCATTTCCCTGCTCAATTATTGTCGCGCCTATTTGCCAAGCGTACCATACAAGCCAATCCTGCCATGAGATGAGGTAGGGCGCGTTAATCACGTTCACCGCCACCATCCGGCGGGATATCCCCACATCTGGCGAGGTAAATAACCCCAATGTTGTCAACTTCCCTGGCTCGAATGTCGGTTGGGCAAAACCTGTCTGCTTTCCCCAATCAGGGGGGATCAAAAGGCGATATCCCAACCGCTCATAGCCGTAAGGCATCGTTTGAATACAGGTATATTCCGACTGTATTATAAGGTCCGACGGTAAATTATGATAAAGCCACTTATAGCTTGAAATCTCTGACATTCAATTAATCCCTGGCGTCCAACTAGCCGCCCAACGGGTTCCTCATATTTTCAACAATTTCAATTTCAGGCATTTGAGGTATCGCCATCGCAATAAATGGCATACCCTCAAGCGCTAGTGTAACAGACCGCACAGAGACAGGGTCAAGTGTTACCCCCGCAGTGTACTCGATAAGCGGCGCGCCAATATTAGATGGACACGAAATCACAGAAGCCCCCGATTGAATCACATCAATATAAATCGCCGGTTCCCTAGTACCAGGCGGAGGCCCGAACGGAGACAGCTCCGGCACCGAAGGCTTCCCAAACGGTGTTATTTCCGGCACAGGTTGTGCAACCATTACCGGCTCAGGTTCGGGTTGTGGCTCTGGTTCAGGTTCAATAATTACTACTGGCTCAGGTTCGGGGGCAATTTCTATCGCTGATACGGTTTCTTCTTCAACAGTCACAACAGCAACCGGTTCCGCTTCAATCACAGGCACATCAACAACTTCCGCTTCCACTACAATCACTGCTTCTGGTTCAGGCTCTGACTCTGCCACCATAACTGGCTCTGATTCCTCTTCAAAAACAGGCGCAGTTTCTTCATCGACAACCTCAGCAACGACTGGCTCGGGCTCAACAATAACATCCGGTTCCAGTTCAGGCTCAGCAACTATTACCAGCTCAGGTTCTGACGCTACTTCTATTGGTGTTACAACCTCTTCTTCAACAGCCTCAACAACCATTACCGGATCTGGTTCAACTATAGGCTCAGGAAGAACT
Coding sequences within it:
- a CDS encoding GPW/gp25 family protein, with product MSEAFRAGKEFLGAGWSFPLGINERGGISLSTGETDIQEAIRLILLTAKGERVMRPEFGSDIYKLIFAPNNATTHGLMRFYVLEALERWEPRIEEIEVDVRPHSQDEAQMLVSVRYQLRGSNHERNLVFPFYLIPGED